Proteins encoded in a region of the Trypanosoma brucei gambiense DAL972 chromosome 11, complete sequence genome:
- a CDS encoding proteasome beta 3 subunit, putative gives MSILTYSGGSCLAMAGKECFVVISDNRLGEQLKTISMEVPKLHVINDGIVMGLTGLRTDQQTFAQKVNFRTEMYKLREERDINGKAFAALVSSMLYEARFGPWFVEPVIGTIDRKTGEVYLCATDLIGAPCEPEDYVCAGTCAESLHGMCEALWRPGLEPEELFEVAAQAMLSACDRDSLSGYGAVAAIVTKDKLVTRLIKGRKD, from the coding sequence ATGTCCATTCTCACGTACAGCGGTGGCTCCTGCTTAGCCATGGCTGGCAAGGAGTGCTTTGTGGTGATTTCGGACAATCGCCTTGGTGAGCAACTTAAAACGATTTCTATGGAGGTTCCGAAGCTACACGTCATCAACGATGGGATTGTTATGGGACTCACGGGGCTCCGAACAGACCAGCAAACCTTCGCTCAGAAAGTTAACTTCCGGACCGAAATGTACAAACTCCGTGAGGAGCGGGACATTAACGGGAAGGCTTTCGCAGCTTTAGTGTCCTCTATGCTCTATGAGGCTCGGTTCGGCCCATGGTTCGTGGAGCCTGTGATTGGCACCATCGACCGCAAAACCGGTGAAGTATATCTCTGCGCTACGGATCTCATCGGTGCCCCGTGCGAGCCAGAGGACTACGTCTGCGCTGGCACCTGCGCTGAGAGTCTTCACGGTATGTGTGAGGCACTCTGGCGGCCTGGGCTTGAACCGGAGGAATTGTTTGAAGTTGCTGCGCAAGCAATGCTTTCTGCATGCGATAGGGATTCCCTCTCAGGTTACGGTGCGGTGGCTGCAATTGTAACAAAGGACAAATTGGTAACACGTCTCATCAAGGGTCGCAAAGACTAG
- a CDS encoding DNA-direcetd RNA polymerase II, subunit 9,putative, whose translation MESTLTQLDDAPMIFCERCNNLLYPESGKEDRVMRWRCNYCKTSEIHDENKLVYILNLKVKTSTVEELELLAEFANDPTAQRDTTKQCPRCAMNEVTCFVNPLGQPHEDMTLYFACANQGCRHVWKSSDHQDN comes from the coding sequence ATGGAGTCCACTTTGACGCAGTTAGATGATGCACCAATGATCTTTTGCGAGCGTTGTAACAATCTGCTCTATCCAGAGAGTGGCAAGGAGGACAGGGTTATGCGATGGCGCTGTAACTACTGCAAAACGTCTGAGATACACGACGAAAATAAACTCGTATACATTTTAAACCTGAAGGTTAAGACGAGTACTGTAGAAGAACTGGAACTGTTGGCCGAGTTTGCGAATGATCCCACGGCTCAGCGTGACACCACGAAGCAGTGCCCTCGATGTGCGATGAACGAAGTCACATGCTTCGTGAACCCCCTTGGACAGCCTCATGAGGATATGACACTCTACTTCGCCTGCGCCAATCAGGGGTGCCGTCACGTATGGAAGAGCAGCGACCATCAAGACAATTAA
- a CDS encoding pantothenate kinase subunit, putative produces the protein MISSSQGGPKPRGGAKRGVAELRGIAVATATNAQLRVLSYNFNILPRGCGGFQRERISSFLETVDQYDVIMLQEVYAASVLPYFLQNRMCFQKMLVDELVLRGFQHYAISKQPSYTTMLRNNVFSDNGLIIASRFPIGQRGSYTFRSHERAVQSVRRGCLFAEVKVPLTSGGEESIIFFNVHLRQEDSDDVTSEHVKETRQFAASVIRNMCSNPEDVAQIPFVLAGDFDVNGINLHNVGQPTKKYEDLLGELQALGSGVREAVFDAQHRHPPTRPTELFFPTQSKLVRNSFSPQRQDYFFVSHTVAVKNPDIHKFVSDSQQPYTYLSDHFGVSAVLAIPQTSKQRHKRWMPLTESNAPESEETVNEHSNPIFSIIVEIIVLCTVSWAAFCFSWVALLFSLLVGVLVWYCLSPIHELRSERKFTRVGNSNAHGGEGCVSDLPREYESLKHANSVGEMWRRAVSLHSAQRCLGQKNDAGVPEWLTFVSVDARAQELASGLAALGVGPGDVIGVDCDASVDSTVLELACATYGIATLALVGKGSTIRNLIDEYDIKVVFAARNAVGAILTCRSRSLETLVCMHSSHDSTDCMVARDVCITLISYNEIFSKGRSQPVLLRPVCDDTTLYTMVVDPSTSNGNLKVVRVTHADALRAIRTLVGTAVLPNTQHKHLLVHYTPFAMLFNRLFVLGLFAHGSAVATTPVAACARAFATIQPTIVVATPSLFSTSAVQLRRRNERYWPIFSWIFEQIYHLRLFLINTHNRDSLILRTIFFRGTQHLFGGNVEKIVVCSSEESLSDTLAEHIVVCYTPCLREVFFLPSEGVFCVDGVPAPNIHVHLEPFDEPSKEAKIGSLVLSCEGRKERTLPIAAMWTGTRTLRLIGPPDGVLLPVRSEYVLAASLERVFSQSRYVNDVFLYAEPSRPIIAIISPNRDTVDFEWRQSREGEVAGEDNLLSNWAKFASFASDLLTADFQVIAKRNALHESNVPSYVHIHPHAFKKHDSFLTPYGGIRRNSLKSYFKVVIEGFYNDAAPTALPTPGQIIESDEEGQAYERDQKPFSLNTPISIDVGGTFAKLVYVQPPGDFKVPHYVVKEAAVLAEGFNVRMLDLLDNAEGMKRLLNDDPFSTVGTLQFAKMSSKCIPDFMSYIVESQMLSYYTKEYRNTLRVTGGGAFKYAALAKKMDLNFSVMREMSAVVHGLGVVIGRAPETIFTVDPATGERHPHRLKSPPGEPFSPYPCLLVNIGSGISIIKCLGPDGSHVRIGGSPMGGATFWGLVRTMTAVTSWEEITETMRLDGPGDNRNVDLLVGDIYGYNAKDLPPMLSVDTVASTFGKLGTERFYESQGNVDRLYASSSEDLSGAVSSSPDSNPTLRDAVAPTLASHGKTSEIDIVRSLLNMISSNVTQLAYLHSRVQDVHNIFFAGGFVRNNPIVWSHISSFMAYWSKGECHAHFLGHDSHLGALGAATNTEEHVS, from the coding sequence ATGATCTCCTCCAGTCAAGGGGGGCCCAAACCCCGAGGAGGCGCGAAGCGGGGTGTTGCTGAACTGCGAGGAATTGCGGTCGCCACAGCCACAAATGCGCAACTTCGCGTGTTGAGTTATAACTTTAACATCCTCCCCAGGGGTTGTGGCGGCTTTCAACGGGAACGCATCAGCTCGTTTCTTGAGACTGTCGACCAATATGATGTGATAATGCTGCAGGAGGTCTATGCAGCCAGTGTGTTGCCTTACTTTCTGCAGAACCGCATGTGCTTTCAGAAGATGCTGGTGGACGAGCTGGTGCTTCGTGGTTTTCAGCACTACGCCATATCGAAGCAGCCATCGTACACTACTATGTTGCGCAATAATGTTTTCTCAGACAATGGACTTATCATTGCATCGCGGTTTCCAATAGGCCAGCGAGGGTCGTACACGTTCCGCAGCCACGAGCGTGCGGTGCAGTCTGTTCGACGAGGTTGCCTGTTTGCCGAGGTGAAGGTGCCCTTGACCAGTGGTGGGGAGGAGTCAATAATTTTCTTTAATGTACATCTTCGACAGGAGGATAGCGATGACGTAACCTCAGAGCACGTAAAGGAAACACGCCAGTTTGCTGCCTCCGTCATTCGAAACATGTGCTCAAACCCTGAAGATGTGGCACAaattccctttgttttggcTGGAGACTTTGATGTTAACGGTATCAATTTACACAACGTTGGTCAACCCACAAAAAAGTATGAGGATCTTTTGGGCGAACTGCAGGCTCTCGGGTCTGGTGTACGTGAGGCCGTGTTTGATGCCCAGCACCGCCATCCGCCAACAAGACCAACGGAGTTGTTCTTCCCGACACAATCAAAGTTGGTTCGCAATTCCTTTTCGCCCCAAAGGCAAGACTACTTCTTCGTCTCGCATACCGTTGCCGTTAAGAATCCGGATATCCACAAGTTTGTTTCAGACAGCCAGCAGCCGTATACATACCTCTCCGATCATTTTGGCGTCTCCGCCGTACTTGCAATCCCCCAAACGTCGAAGCAAAGACACAAAAGATGGATGCCGCTCACTGAGTCAAATGCACCAGAATCCGAAGAAACGGTTAACGAACACTCAAACCCCATATTCAGTATCATAGTGGAGATCATCGTTCTATGTACTGTGTCGTGGGCGGCGTTCTGTTTTAGCTGGGTTGCGCTTTTGTTCTCCCTGCTTGTGGGTGTGCTTGTTTGGTACTGCCTTTCTCCTATCCATGAGCTTAGGAGCGAACGGAAATTCACGCGGGTGGGGAACAGCAATGCACATGGAGGGGAAGGTTGTGTGTCGGATCTGCCGCGAGAGTACGAGAGTCTGAAACATGCCAACAGTGTTGGTGAAATGTGGAGGCGGGCCGTGTCTCTCCACTCAGCGCAGAGGTGCCTCGGACAAAAGAACGATGCCGGTGTGCCCGAGTGGCTCACATTTGTGTCTGTCGATGCGCGGGCTCAAGAGTTGGCCTCCGGTCTCGCTGCTCTCGGTGTTGGCCCCGGTGATGTCATCGGTGTAGACTGTGATGCCAGTGTTGATTCAACTGTTCTTGAACTGGCTTGCGCTACATACGGAATCGCAACGTTGGCTTTGGTGGGAAAGGGCTCTACAATTAGGAATCTCATTGATGAATATGATATTAAGGTAGTTTTTGCTGCCCGCAATGCCGTTGGGGCGATATTGACTTGCCGATCACGATCTTTAGAGACGCTGGTGTGTATGCATTCTTCCCACGATAGTACAGACTGCATGGTTGCACGCGATGTTTGCATAACGCTTATTTCGTACAACGAAATCTTCAGTAAAGGGCGATCACAACCTGTCTTGTTGCGGCCCGTGTGCGATGACACCACCCTTTACACTATGGTGGTTGATCCGTCGACCTCCAATGGCAATCTCAAAGTTGTTCGGGTGACCCACGCAGATGCCCTTCGTGCTATTCGCACGCTTGTTGGCACTGCCGTGCTCCCAAATACTCAGCATAAACACCTACTCGTACATTACACTCCCTTCGCGATGCTGTTCAACCGTTTGTTTGTACTGGGGCTCTTTGCTCACGGCAGTGCTGTGGCAACGACGCCGGTGGCGGCATGTGCGAGAGCGTTTGCCACGATACAACCCACCATCGTGGTAGCAACACCCTCGTTGTTTTCAACGAGTGCTGTCCAGTTGCGACGCAGGAACGAGCGTTATTGGCCCATCTTCTCATGGATCTTCGAGCAGATTTACCATCTCCGGCTTTTTCTCATCAATACCCACAATCGAGATTCACTAATATTGCGAACAATCTTCTTCCGCGGGACACAGCACCTTTTTGGTGGGAATGTCGAAAAAATCGTTGTGTGCTCTTCTGAAGAAAGCTTATCCGACACACTAGCAGAGCACATCGTTGTTTGTTACACCCCGTGCTTGCGGGAGGTATTTTTTCTGCCCTCTGAGGGAGTTTTTTGTGTGGATGGGGTTCCAGCACCCAACATTCACGTGCACCTTGAGCCGTTCGACGAACCctcaaaagaagcaaaaatcgGAAGCCTGGTACTCAGTTGCGAGGGCAGAAAGGAGCGAACCCTTCCCATAGCGGCGATGTGGACTGGTACTCGAACGCTTCGACTCATCGGACCTCCCGACGGCGTTTTGTTACCTGTAAGATCCGAGTACGTGCTGGCGGCGTCTTTGGAGCGTGTATTTTCCCAATCACGCTACGTCAACGACGTTTTTCTGTATGCCGAGCCGTCGCGCCCCATTATTGCCATCATTTCACCCAATCGTGATACCGTTGATTTCGAGTGGAGGCAAAGCCGGGAAGGGGAGGTCGCCGGTGAAGATAATCTGTTATCGAACTGGGCGAAGTTCGCCAGCTTTGCATCCGATCTTCTCACGGCAGACTTCCAAGTGATTGCAAAGAGGAACGCACTGCACGAGTCGAATGTCCCTTCATATGTCCACATCCACCCCCATGCGTTTAAGAAGCATGACAGTTTTTTGACCCCGTATGGGGGAATCCGTCGGAATTCACTGAAATCGTACTTCAAGGTTGTTATCGAAGGGTTTTACAACGACGCAGCCCCGACCGCCCTCCCAACACCAGGTCAAATAATCGAAAGCGACGAGGAGGGACAAGCCTATGAGAGGGATCAGAAGCCGTTTTCACTTAATACGCCAATCTCGATTGATGTTGGGGGAACATTCGCGAAACTTGTTTATGTGCAACCCCCCGGTGATTTCAAAGTACCTCACTATGTGGTGAAGGAGGCTGCGGTACTCGCTGAGGGGTTTAATGTACGAATGCTTGACCTCCTCGATAATGCAGAGGGTATGAAGAGGTTGCTCAATGATGACCCGTTCTCCACGGTTGGTACGCTGCAGTTTGCCAAGATGTCATCGAAGTGTATTCCTGACTTTATGTCGTATATAGTTGAAAGCCAAATGTTAAGTTACTACACCAAGGAATACCGCAATACTCTGCGCGTCACAGGTGGTGGAGCCTTTAAGTACGCTGCTCTCGCCAAAAAGATGGATTTGAATTTTTCTGTGATGAGGGAGATGAGTGCAGTTGTACATGGCCTCGGTGTTGTTATAGGAAGGGCCCCGGAGACCATCTTTACTGTGGACCCGGCCACTGGTGAACGCCATCCACACCGCTTGAAGAGCCCCCCTGGCGAGCCGTTTTCCCCTTATCCGTGCTTGCTTGTGAATATTGGCTCAGGCATTTCCATAATCAAGTGTCTTGGTCCCGATGGGTCCCACGTGCGTATCGGAGGAAGTCCAATGGGTGGAGCGACATTTTGGGGTCTTGTGCGCACCATGACAGCCGTTACGTCGTGGGAGGAAATAACTGAGACGATGCGGCTCGACGGCCCGGGCGACAACAGAAATGTGGATCTTCTTGTTGGTGATATTTACGGCTACAATGCGAAGGATCTCCCTCCCATGCTTTCAGTAGACACGGTTGCCAGCACGTTTGGTAAGCTTGGCACTGAACGCTTTTATGAATCACAGGGTAATGTGGACAGGTTGTACGCGTCGTCCAGCGAAGACCTGAGCGGTGCAGTTTCGTCTTCCCCTGATTCGAACCCAACGCTGCGCGACGCGGTCGCCCCAACGTTGGCGTCACATGGAAAGACATCGGAGATCGACATTGTGAGGTCCTTGTTGAACATGATATCAAGCAATGTCACACAACTTGCCTACCTTCATAGCCGCGTGCAGGATGTACACAACATCTTTTTTGCCGGTGGCTTTGTCCGCAACAATCCCATTGTTTGGAGCCATATCAGTTCCTTTATGGCGTACTGGTCGAAAGGTGAGTGCCATGCACATTTCTTGGGGCATGACAGTCACCTCGGAGCCCTGGGCGCGGCGACAAACACAGAGGAACATGTGTCCTGA
- a CDS encoding RNA binding protein, putative produces the protein MCTYVNIHVCYILTFLYFDFLLGQQCVPMPSRAVLRKKARRESKRRKDETEGKTTAFKLQAMEQLGKSHKADATKHVASDRKVQRNKRPRGETVKEKDTDVCEVLEGASRKERKRFEAKRRFERQLGALNRSLAAVTSNTDGTSGDAAPSAEEAHQRHDPKYKNGTFWRDRKERRRRTVFLGNVPAKLTEQDVTSLISDTLRKGWTPPEEDGIADVDVVTEEEVVESVDFIKSMPRAKRRHMYVTMCSIKAAESATKLLDGKMMEGIALRCNFAADKVQRGEAIQRRSASGSEH, from the coding sequence ATGTGTACATATGTaaatatacatgtatgtTATATTTTGACCTTTCTTTACTTTGATTTTCTACTTGGACAACAGTGTGTGCCGATGCCTAGTAGGGCAGTTCTTCGAAAAAAGGCTCGACGCGAGTCAAAACGTCGGAAAGATGAAACTGAGGGCAAAACTACTGCCTTTAAGCTGCAGGCTATGGAGCAGTTAGGGAAGTCCCATAAGGCAGACGCCACAAAACATGTGGCCAGTGACCGGAAGGTGCAGCGCAATAAACGTCCGCGTGGGGAAacagtgaaggaaaaagacaCGGATGTCTGTGAGGTACTTGAGGGCGCTAGCCGAAAGGAACGTAAGCGATTCGAGGCAAAGCGGCGGTTTGAACGACAGCTGGGAGCGCTGAATCGGTCACTGGCAGCCGTAACTTCTAATACTGATGGAACTTCTGGGGATGCAGCGCCCTCTGCTGAGGAGGCACACCAACGACATGATCCTAAATACAAAAACGGGACTTTCTGGCGGGATCGTAAGGAACGGCGAAGAAGAACCGTTTTCCTGGGTAATGTACCCGCTAAGCTAACCGAACAAGACGTTACCAGTCTTATTAGTGACACTTTGAGAAAAGGGTGGACACCACCTGAAGAGGATGGCATTGCTGATGTGGACGTGGTtactgaagaggaagttgTGGAATCGGTGGATTTCATTAAGTCGATGCCCCGAGCGAAACGGCGTCACATGTATGTGACCATGTGCTCCATAAAGGCAGCTGAGTCTGCCACTAAGCTGCTTGATGGGAAAATGATGGAGGGGATCGCATTGCGGTGCAATTTCGCTGCTGATAAAGTGCAGCGCGGCGAAGCAATTCAGAGGCGGTCGGCTTCTGGCAGCGAGCATTAG
- a CDS encoding phopshatase, putative: protein MSRLLSPSVALSVENGFADIGEFCASSPDTSSSVSESLASAELPQLHQQHKLGGVDLNEVADELEEELVLCLSTGYCNLSQMGLVTTPANIPYESLVTLLLSGNQIKEISESLFTNGNFQFLCKLDLSSNCLESVPKSLFKLMKLEVLLLDHNNITRLPVSVDEQIGSQLLPALQRIGLEFNDLSRFPIELFKHCPSLEAVYLSQNLRMLNEPVSVKQLLQAAAVESSKENHRVLLKVDNKPVFVQQMYDEKWDEVLPWLDVELHKIYPDKVLSFLYLGSLRTAQTPLVYRDLDIGFILSAGRNMTVHVESGMRHLVLPIDDHPGEKLQPIFDMAFNFIDDAREERKGVLLHCFAGLSRSVTIAVAYLMSRYNYKRDEAIEMIRRVRPSSQPNSGFMDILAQYEQELNNQKHHM from the coding sequence ATGAGCCGGTTGTTGTCTCCATCTGTCGCTCTGAGCGTAGAAAATGGTTTTGCTGATATTGGAGAATTCTGCGCCTCGTCACCTGATACTTCCTCATCAGTTTCCGAGTCTCTGGCATCGGCAGAACTTCCTCAGTTACATCAACAGCATAAACTGGGTGGGGTGGATTTGAATGAAGTTGCTGATGAGCTTGAAGAAGAACTTGTTCTTTGCCTAAGCACCGGTTACTGCAACCTTTCACAGATGGGCCTTGTTACTACTCCCGCCAACATTCCATATGAGTCCTTGGTTACCTTGTTACTATCGGGGAACCAAATTAAGGAAATATCTGAGAGTCTTTTTACAAATGGAAATTTCCAATTCCTCTGCAAGCTTGACTTGAGTTCTAACTGCTTGGAGTCGGTTCCGAAGTCTCTGTTCAAGTTGATGAAACTGGAGGTACTGCTGTTGGACCACAACAACATAACGAGGCTTCCGGTTTCTGTTGATGAACAAATTGGCAGTCAGCTTCTGCCAGCGCTTCAACGTATCGGTCTCGAATTCAACGACCTCAGTAGATTCCCTATTGAGCTCTTTAAGCACTGTCCCTCTCTGGAGGCAGTTTATCTGAGCCAGAATCTACGTATGCTAAACGAACCAGTTTCTGTGAAACAGCTCCTTCAAGCTGCAGCTGTGGAATCCAGTAAAGAGAACCACCGCGTTCTCCTTAAGGTGGACAACAAACCAGTTTTTGTTCAGCAAATGTACGACGAGAAGTGGGACGAGGTGCTCCCATGGTTGGACGTGGAGCTACATAAGATATATCCAGACAAGGTTTTGTCCTTTCTTTACCTTGGGTCTCTGCGTACGGCGCAAACTCCGCTCGTCTATCGTGATCTTGATATAGGTTTCATATTGAGTGCCGGCCGGAATATGACGGTTCACGTGGAATCCGGCATGAGACATCTTGTGCTTCCGATCGATGATCATCCGGGGGAAAAGTTGCAACCCATTTTTGACATGGCATTTAACTTCATTGACGATGCGCGcgaggagagaaaaggggtCCTGCTGCACTGTTTTGCGGGGTTATCCCGCTCTGTCACCATTGCGGTAGCTTATTTGATGAGTCGTTATAACTACAAGCGCGATGAGGCTATAGAGATGATAAGGAGGGTGCGCCCGTCGTCGCAACCGAACTCGGGGTTTATGGACATATTAGCACAGTATGAACAGGAACTAAACAATCAAAAGCATCATATGTAA